The sequence below is a genomic window from Gammaproteobacteria bacterium.
TGGCGCTGCCAAAATCAACAAAGCCCGCGATTGCGGGCTTTGTTGGCCAAATGCTTAGGCAGCTTTTCTTCGGGTGAGCGACATCCCCAAAAGGCCCGCAGCAAATAGAATCAGTGCTGCCGGTGCAGGAACTTCAGCGGCGTAGCCGTAAGCTTGGACTTCAGAGACGGAGAAGTAGCGGTCACCACTGTCCATGTTGCCGCTAATACGCAATGCATCGGTAGTGATGCTGGATGCCAGAGTGTAAACCGTTGCGTCGTTGTTGACATCGGGACGAGTTAACATACCCCAACCGCGATCATCGTAGTTGGGAACAGCCCATGCCAGTATCCAATCACCTGAGATCAAATCGCGATATTCCAAATTGTAGGCGTCGTTATCATCTGCCTGGACAACGAAACTCTCAATGACAAATGTCCCGCCAAGATCAATTTCGATGTGATTGGCGACGCCATCGTGATCATCCCACCACACGGCTCCTTGATCCCATGGGGTCTGTTTGGGTAGGAACACGCCGTCCACGACGGTCATCGGGTCAACTACTGCACCGCCGCCCCAGCCGCCGGTGAAAAAAGTTCCGTCAGTTAGGGTGACAGTTTTGCCCTGGGCAACATTTGAAGATGCTGTGGCATGGGTTGAGGTGAAAAGACCAATTGCCAACATGGGAATCACTAAGAAGCTACTGAGAGTTTTCATGTTTTTTCCTTCCTGAAAAAATATCTATGGACTAGTGAGAGCTAGTGGTTCGCTGTAGGCATTGCCTATGCCAAAAAATTTTTT
It includes:
- a CDS encoding PEP-CTERM sorting domain-containing protein; the encoded protein is MKTLSSFLVIPMLAIGLFTSTHATASSNVAQGKTVTLTDGTFFTGGWGGGAVVDPMTVVDGVFLPKQTPWDQGAVWWDDHDGVANHIEIDLGGTFVIESFVVQADDNDAYNLEYRDLISGDWILAWAVPNYDDRGWGMLTRPDVNNDATVYTLASSITTDALRISGNMDSGDRYFSVSEVQAYGYAAEVPAPAALILFAAGLLGMSLTRRKAA